The proteins below are encoded in one region of Thermodesulfobacteriota bacterium:
- a CDS encoding putative toxin-antitoxin system toxin component, PIN family, which yields MKNKRFVFDTNVLLVSISSKSPYHWIFQKLIQQYFELAVTNDILSEYEEIISNKYSKSVAENIIRTLLFLPNVILTNIYFNWNLIKHDRDDDKFVDCAIASNSDAIITHDKHFNVLKNVPFPRVTVMNIFEFEKYYKG from the coding sequence ATGAAGAATAAAAGATTTGTGTTTGATACAAATGTCCTGCTTGTTTCCATATCCAGCAAGTCTCCATACCATTGGATATTTCAAAAATTGATTCAACAGTATTTTGAACTGGCTGTTACGAATGATATCCTTTCAGAATATGAAGAAATTATATCAAATAAGTATTCTAAAAGTGTCGCAGAAAATATTATTCGAACCCTCCTCTTCCTTCCCAATGTTATTTTAACCAACATTTATTTCAACTGGAACCTGATAAAACATGACAGAGATGATGATAAATTCGTAGATTGCGCGATAGCATCAAATTCAGATGCAATAATCACACATGATAAGCATTTCAACGTTTTAAAAAATGTTCCCTTTCCCAGGGTAACTGTCATGAATATTTTTGAGTTTGAAAAATATTATAAAGGGTAA
- a CDS encoding four helix bundle protein → MKSYKDLEIYKLSYELAVKIHKISLKLPKYELYEEGSQIRRSSKGITACIVEGYGRRKYKADFVKYLVYAHASCDETILHLNFIKDTDEFDKNELNDLLKSYDELGRKINQFIKYVKSKWE, encoded by the coding sequence ATGAAGAGCTACAAAGATTTAGAAATATACAAATTATCATATGAACTGGCGGTTAAAATTCATAAAATATCTCTGAAGCTTCCTAAATACGAATTATACGAAGAAGGAAGCCAGATAAGAAGATCATCAAAGGGAATAACGGCTTGTATCGTTGAAGGGTATGGGAGAAGAAAATATAAAGCAGATTTTGTAAAATATTTGGTATATGCGCATGCTTCATGTGATGAAACGATCCTTCACTTAAATTTTATAAAAGATACTGATGAATTTGATAAAAACGAATTAAATGATTTATTAAAGAGTTACGATGAACTGGGCCGAAAAATCAATCAGTTTATTAAGTATGTAAAATCAAAATGGGAATAA
- the mutL gene encoding DNA mismatch repair endonuclease MutL encodes MPHIKILPEILSNKIAAGEVVERPASVVKELIENSLDAESKKIIIEVENGGRFMIRVSDNGVGMNHDDALLSVERYATSKIFTDRDLFSINTLGFRGEALPSIASVAKFSLVARDKFSEVGTQIHVDGGRVKKVEQIGAPVGSLITVKQLFYNTPARRKFLKTVNTEMGHIADTVAAAALYRSDVHFTLYHNAKMVKNWLPTSDPVDRAADVLGKDIRAHLYPLNYKGGNLGIDGWIVSPTVTRRTFKGVYIYVNGRVVRDRVVRHALLEGYAQRLMKSTFPVAVLFINVPFDQVDVNVHPTKNEVRFVRQKEVHDLVKRAVGETLQQADRPTWGPRKSIEDRRTIEQSQVAEESIGYRSIGRSASLDEEGAIRFNQQPVPRNSQHETRTPYPETRIPQPATQTPLWGEKRFSDLRVIGQLHHTYILCESKDTLFLIDQHAAHERIVFEQLKKRSKGLKTASQRLLIPETIDMGYLEAEMLTGLIPEFEKFGLEMEHFGGNTFVVKSVPGILSGKPVKPLIMEMVEKMIQTGFSPGLEKAMDELMISMACHSAIRANQPLTDAQIKGLLDQLDHCENPSHCPHGRPTWIQWTLKDLEKSFGRIV; translated from the coding sequence ATGCCACACATAAAAATCCTTCCTGAAATTCTTTCCAACAAAATCGCCGCCGGTGAGGTGGTGGAGCGCCCTGCTTCGGTTGTCAAAGAGCTGATCGAAAACTCACTGGATGCAGAAAGCAAAAAGATTATCATCGAGGTGGAAAATGGCGGACGATTCATGATACGGGTTTCCGACAACGGTGTCGGAATGAACCACGACGATGCCCTTTTATCCGTTGAACGTTATGCCACCAGCAAAATATTCACCGATCGAGACCTGTTTTCCATCAACACCCTGGGTTTCAGGGGGGAAGCACTTCCCAGTATTGCTTCTGTTGCTAAATTTTCCCTGGTGGCCAGGGACAAATTTTCTGAAGTGGGTACTCAAATTCATGTAGACGGGGGCAGGGTTAAAAAAGTCGAACAGATCGGCGCTCCGGTGGGAAGCCTGATTACGGTAAAACAGCTTTTTTATAACACCCCTGCCAGACGCAAGTTTTTAAAAACAGTGAACACGGAGATGGGCCATATAGCGGATACGGTTGCGGCCGCAGCACTTTACCGGTCTGATGTGCATTTTACCCTTTATCACAATGCAAAAATGGTAAAAAACTGGCTGCCGACTTCCGATCCTGTTGACCGGGCGGCGGATGTTCTGGGGAAAGATATCAGAGCCCATCTTTATCCTTTGAATTATAAAGGCGGCAACCTGGGCATTGATGGCTGGATTGTCTCTCCTACGGTCACCCGTCGCACCTTTAAAGGGGTCTATATCTATGTGAACGGCAGGGTGGTTCGTGACAGGGTTGTCCGGCATGCCCTGCTGGAAGGGTATGCCCAAAGATTGATGAAGAGTACATTTCCGGTGGCGGTTCTTTTTATAAACGTTCCTTTTGATCAGGTGGATGTCAATGTGCACCCCACCAAAAACGAAGTACGGTTTGTCCGGCAAAAAGAGGTGCACGATCTGGTTAAAAGGGCTGTTGGGGAAACTTTACAACAGGCCGATCGGCCCACATGGGGCCCACGCAAATCGATAGAAGACAGGCGGACTATTGAACAGTCGCAGGTAGCAGAGGAATCTATCGGATACAGAAGCATTGGGAGGAGCGCTTCGCTTGACGAAGAAGGAGCGATACGCTTCAACCAACAACCCGTACCCCGCAACTCGCAACACGAAACCCGCACCCCGTACCCCGAAACTCGCATCCCGCAACCTGCAACTCAAACTCCCCTCTGGGGAGAAAAACGATTCTCAGATTTAAGAGTGATCGGTCAACTGCACCACACTTACATCCTTTGCGAGTCAAAAGATACGCTTTTTTTGATTGACCAGCATGCCGCCCATGAAAGGATTGTTTTTGAGCAGCTTAAAAAAAGATCAAAGGGTTTGAAAACAGCCTCACAGAGACTTCTGATTCCTGAAACCATTGACATGGGATACCTGGAGGCGGAAATGCTTACCGGCCTGATACCCGAGTTTGAAAAATTCGGGCTTGAAATGGAGCACTTTGGCGGAAACACCTTTGTGGTAAAATCTGTTCCCGGCATCCTTTCAGGCAAACCGGTGAAGCCCCTTATCATGGAAATGGTGGAAAAGATGATTCAAACCGGTTTTTCCCCGGGCCTGGAAAAGGCCATGGACGAGCTGATGATATCGATGGCCTGCCACAGTGCCATCAGGGCAAATCAGCCTTTGACCGATGCGCAGATCAAAGGCTTGCTCGACCAGCTCGATCATTGCGAAAATCCCTCCCACTGTCCCCACGGTCGTCCCACCTGGATTCAATGGACCCTAAAAGACCTCGAAAAATCCTTTGGTAGAATCGTGTGA
- a CDS encoding nucleotidyl transferase AbiEii/AbiGii toxin family protein, giving the protein MKKLDALAQKTKKVLIALSKLEELRQFTFVGGSALSVYLKHRMSEDLDFFSWGNELRNEALLREIKNTFPKGFKIETLNKKQLNLKIEGVKITFFANNWEELKNNEKLAGNINIAPIQLLTGMKINSLFLRAKFRDYYDLYVINKEKYTIERMYEIIKAYMPEINKKLFQTALIFTDDIEDDNIDHLKPKYDVNPDQIRNSFAAQIDNWIKQQR; this is encoded by the coding sequence ATGAAAAAATTAGACGCATTAGCACAGAAAACTAAAAAGGTGCTTATCGCATTGTCCAAGCTGGAGGAATTAAGGCAGTTTACTTTTGTTGGCGGGTCGGCTTTATCTGTGTATCTTAAGCATAGAATGAGTGAGGATCTCGACTTTTTTTCATGGGGAAATGAACTTAGAAACGAGGCTTTACTGCGAGAAATTAAAAATACATTTCCCAAAGGTTTTAAAATCGAAACCCTTAATAAAAAGCAGCTTAATCTTAAAATTGAAGGTGTAAAAATAACCTTTTTTGCCAATAACTGGGAAGAGCTGAAAAATAATGAAAAACTTGCAGGCAATATCAATATTGCACCCATTCAGTTGCTGACCGGAATGAAAATAAATTCGCTTTTTTTAAGGGCGAAATTCAGGGATTATTATGACCTGTATGTCATCAACAAAGAAAAGTATACCATCGAACGGATGTATGAAATTATCAAAGCATACATGCCTGAAATAAATAAAAAGCTGTTTCAAACCGCGCTGATCTTTACCGATGACATAGAAGATGATAACATAGATCATCTAAAACCAAAATATGATGTAAACCCGGATCAAATAAGAAACAGTTTTGCAGCACAGATCGATAACTGGATTAAGCAGCAGCGATAG
- a CDS encoding VCBS repeat-containing protein, whose amino-acid sequence MEIKKRRVLVTLFFLVLCFILFINPVPAAEPVKILISPFNIHSKDDLSFLNTGIIDMLSARLAKKDRVVIIKPPDTWPSEGDLAEETAVKLATDLKADYVIIGSLTVFGNSISTHAKFIEVKKNEALVTSNQYGEHRGDALSHVNLFAEGIHRHLSGGKEVVLPPPVQKEEKPTPPQSPPPMVKPVEKPAEKQVSPAKAKTSPGIWKSRKFDKKINSMAIGDVDGDGNNETVFISKNELFIYRVENGSLVKKAELKGKGYHTFLYVDVADINNNQKAEIFVTSLSGKGQLNSFILEYDGLKFKKIVPGANFYYRVLSIPGRGNILLGQKRGMLGTGGDYEIDPSGSLFLSGVVELKWKNKGYEPADRLELPDRVNIYSFAYGNVLNDGREMTVVFTKDNRLVILDKTGNEEFKSRERYGGSAAYLEFPVKGENKQMDRFYLPQRIFITDFDQDGKNEIVTVRTQATTSSIFKRYRNFDSGWIECLTWNNVTLKQKWKTDEISGYISDLAVGDMDNDGISEIVFPVITQSGSIIKKKRSHIIAWENPE is encoded by the coding sequence TTGGAAATTAAAAAGCGCCGAGTCCTTGTTACCCTATTTTTCCTTGTTCTATGCTTCATACTATTTATAAACCCCGTTCCGGCCGCCGAACCGGTAAAAATTCTTATTTCCCCGTTTAATATTCATTCCAAAGACGACCTGTCTTTTCTTAATACGGGCATTATCGACATGCTGTCAGCCCGGCTGGCGAAAAAGGACCGGGTGGTGATCATAAAACCTCCGGACACCTGGCCTTCAGAGGGAGATCTTGCCGAAGAGACCGCCGTAAAACTGGCCACGGACCTCAAAGCGGATTACGTTATCATCGGAAGCCTGACTGTTTTTGGCAACAGCATCAGCACCCATGCCAAGTTCATAGAGGTTAAGAAAAACGAGGCGCTGGTGACATCCAACCAATACGGAGAACACCGCGGAGATGCCCTTTCCCATGTCAATCTTTTTGCCGAGGGGATCCATAGGCATCTGTCCGGTGGAAAAGAAGTCGTGTTGCCGCCACCGGTTCAAAAAGAAGAAAAACCAACCCCTCCCCAAAGCCCGCCGCCGATGGTAAAGCCTGTAGAAAAACCGGCTGAAAAACAAGTTTCACCGGCAAAAGCTAAAACATCCCCCGGCATCTGGAAAAGCAGAAAGTTTGACAAAAAAATTAACAGCATGGCGATCGGAGACGTGGACGGCGACGGCAACAATGAAACGGTTTTTATCAGCAAAAATGAGCTTTTTATCTATCGCGTTGAAAACGGAAGCCTGGTGAAAAAAGCAGAGCTAAAGGGTAAGGGCTATCACACCTTTTTATATGTGGATGTGGCGGACATAAACAATAACCAAAAGGCGGAAATATTTGTAACCAGCCTTTCCGGAAAAGGACAGCTGAACTCTTTTATTTTGGAATACGACGGCTTGAAATTCAAAAAAATAGTACCGGGCGCAAATTTTTACTACCGGGTGTTAAGTATTCCGGGAAGGGGAAATATTCTTCTGGGGCAAAAGCGCGGGATGCTGGGAACAGGCGGTGATTATGAGATAGACCCGTCAGGCAGCCTGTTTCTGTCCGGCGTCGTCGAACTTAAATGGAAGAATAAGGGATATGAGCCGGCAGACCGGCTGGAACTTCCCGATAGAGTGAACATTTACAGCTTTGCCTACGGCAATGTGTTAAATGACGGTCGGGAAATGACAGTCGTTTTTACCAAAGACAACCGACTGGTGATTTTGGACAAAACCGGAAATGAAGAATTCAAAAGCAGGGAACGCTACGGCGGCAGTGCCGCTTATCTAGAGTTTCCCGTAAAGGGTGAAAATAAGCAGATGGACAGGTTCTACCTGCCCCAGCGCATCTTTATTACCGATTTTGATCAGGATGGGAAAAACGAGATTGTTACCGTCAGAACCCAGGCAACAACCAGCAGTATTTTTAAGCGCTATAGAAACTTTGACAGCGGGTGGATTGAATGCCTGACCTGGAATAACGTTACACTCAAGCAAAAATGGAAAACGGACGAAATTTCCGGATACATCAGCGATCTTGCCGTGGGAGATATGGACAATGACGGCATAAGCGAGATTGTATTTCCGGTTATCACCCAATCCGGTTCGATTATAAAAAAGAAAAGAAGCCATATTATCGCCTGGGAAAATCCGGAGTGA
- a CDS encoding porin codes for MKKLFILIVAVAMVAAFTVPAMAEAEWNFYGSARFTTFSVDDDPDTPGVDSDRDTTWDQQGNSRIGATVKFNDEIGGGFEMSDSFGKRKLYGTYNFGAGQLLIGQTYTPADYFYSNSVYDGDGDLLGVGQFYSGRLPMIQLKVAGFKVALVKPNVEDYTQVPAVNYDADTVFPKIELSYGFKTDMFFFDVFGGYQVVEYESTTAALPDADDVESYILGGGGGVNFGPVFIKAMAHISQNAGDYGSYNPHDVVDSASISPATGNVEDNDGMGYLGVVGFKLGDAATIEGGYGYQENDTGIAGDKEDETSQYYVNCTINIAPGFFIVPEVGKIDRDKDENNADEGDITYFGAKWQINF; via the coding sequence ATGAAAAAACTTTTTATATTGATTGTAGCTGTTGCAATGGTCGCTGCATTTACCGTTCCGGCCATGGCAGAGGCTGAGTGGAATTTTTACGGAAGTGCCCGTTTTACCACCTTTTCTGTTGATGATGATCCGGATACACCCGGTGTAGACTCCGACAGAGATACCACGTGGGATCAACAGGGGAACAGCCGTATCGGCGCAACCGTTAAATTCAACGACGAGATCGGCGGCGGGTTTGAAATGAGTGATAGTTTCGGGAAAAGAAAACTTTACGGCACCTACAATTTTGGTGCAGGCCAGCTTCTCATTGGCCAGACTTATACCCCGGCCGATTACTTCTACTCAAATTCCGTGTATGACGGTGACGGGGACCTGCTCGGCGTGGGTCAGTTCTATTCAGGCCGCCTGCCCATGATCCAGTTGAAAGTGGCCGGTTTTAAAGTCGCTCTGGTTAAACCGAACGTAGAGGATTATACTCAGGTACCAGCTGTCAATTATGACGCCGATACCGTATTTCCCAAAATTGAGCTTTCTTACGGTTTCAAAACCGATATGTTCTTTTTCGACGTTTTCGGCGGTTACCAGGTGGTCGAATATGAATCGACAACTGCGGCACTACCGGACGCTGATGACGTTGAGTCTTATATACTCGGCGGCGGCGGCGGTGTGAACTTCGGCCCTGTGTTTATCAAGGCGATGGCGCATATTTCCCAGAATGCCGGCGATTATGGCTCCTATAACCCGCATGATGTTGTAGATAGCGCATCGATTTCACCCGCAACCGGCAATGTGGAAGACAACGATGGTATGGGTTACCTCGGAGTGGTCGGATTTAAACTCGGCGATGCCGCAACCATTGAAGGAGGTTACGGTTACCAGGAGAATGATACAGGTATAGCCGGAGATAAAGAAGACGAAACTTCACAGTACTACGTGAACTGCACCATCAATATCGCACCGGGTTTCTTTATTGTTCCTGAAGTTGGCAAGATTGACCGCGATAAAGATGAGAATAATGCCGACGAAGGCGATATTACTTACTTCGGTGCAAAATGGCAGATTAACTTCTAA